The sequence CGGAATGTACTTGAATTTGCGCTTAGGTGGCTCCTCGTCTATGAAGCCATCATCTTTAGCAGGACTGTTATTAGCGCCGTTACTGTTTTGGCTTGAAGTAATGGGTGTCCACTTGAAAAGCAAGAGATGAGAGCCATTACTGCCGTTAACGCCGCCGTTAGCAGTTGGGCGGTTGTTGTTGCCGGAGTTAGGCGGCGTTCCATGGATCCATTTCTTCTTCCACCTCCGAACCGGCCCAGTAAATACAGTTGTCGTCGGCGCGTACCTGTTAGATGACCGGCCTAGTCTGGCTCCTACTCCGTCCATTTATGACGGCGGACCGGTCTTGACTCCGCGGCTAATTATTCTTCTCCGATTGTtatgcctttttttttttaagaagttTTTCTTTTTCCACTATCCAATAAAAGAGTTTAATAGCTCGGTAAGTGAGTCACACCTGTCTAGCACAATGAAAATttagaagaaaaataaaggagaTCTCGCGccaaaaactatttatatttgaatattgatagccgaaaaagtatataaaatttatataatttttgtatattaacatacaaaatttatatatctacaaaataatatacaaattttatacatttttttgctattatttttacagcggttatacaatgtcattttctcaaaaaataaACATCTACCATATGTTAATGGAAATACGAATTTAAGCTCTCGTTAtggacatttttttttatttctttcaaaaaatatttagaaatattATTTGTTCATAAAATATACTTAATcagtttttggaaaaaaaaaattgaagaaaattttcaagttcCAAAAAATTGGTTTGTGACAGTTTTTTGGTGAAAATTCTTTGGCACCTCAcaaattttcaattatttttcaagtaaaatgaaaacaaaactttaattttcaaaaattagtttttaaaataaCTTCAAAAATTCTTTATTACAATTCAATTAAATTTATGTTCAAATGCTTACTAAGATTTAAACTTCaaagtaggggtgtacatagggcgggttggttcgaattttataattgtcacacctcctttttcgcctgCGCCGCCCgcaaaggggcgcggaagggagttttttccaattaaaggacaatcgaaacaggatttatttatttatttcagagtcgccacttgggagatttatggtgtcccaagtcaccggtagaatcccgaatcgaggaaaagaatgactctgtttaacagtctgcgcaccagaaattcggataaggaattctgttaacccgggagaaggtgttaggcattcccgagttccgtggttctagcacggtcgctcaactgtcatattcggcttgattatctgattttatacaattatgaacttatgtgcaaactttaaactctctaccgcttttattattattattattattttaacagagaattatAATATTGtgaaaaacgtatctcgaaccacgtcacatcaatgtacccgtggttattaacacatttcaactctgttgagatttggatttgggtcacataaatgtgcacccgagtttaagaaagtaaattgttaaaggcgcgcctaaagcgactagcgtatcattattttgggtaagaccgtgaaatttgctaaacgaccgatcccgaagtctatacaattattaaccatttattgagagccccgcaacttgtgcgttttattgggcgaggctcatctcatttattttaaaaggataatcctaaagtgcctacatttttatattaa is a genomic window of Nicotiana tabacum cultivar K326 chromosome 16, ASM71507v2, whole genome shotgun sequence containing:
- the LOC107785312 gene encoding uncharacterized protein LOC107785312; its protein translation is MDGVGARLGRSSNRYAPTTTVFTGPVRRWKKKWIHGTPPNSGNNNRPTANGGVNGSNGSHLLLFKWTPITSSQNSNGANNSPAKDDGFIDEEPPKRKFKYIPINVLEEQKNDASEQAEDDIKPIESDTNSEEPTSQADGYDEKPDINDMPMEEIQAPQKKPPQRQDLNERTLDLSLG